In Thalassoglobus sp. JC818, a single window of DNA contains:
- a CDS encoding serine/threonine-protein kinase yields the protein MTKNRSGLVHQLYRDACEQPSGTRGQWLVEKCEGDSGLVREVQSLIDQNGSSVDSPMGNVGTSPATTIMSASEVHSGVDEEPSTAEDRQHFLSKLSEVGILSEDELQEISAPDADGDAPLGPRELAAQLVSNGKLTKYQANALLKGQPELLIDKYLIIDLLDVGGMGMVFKALHRPMNRIVAVKMISPKLLSSPEQVKRFQREVQLAATLEHPNIVRSYDADQSNGAHFLVMEFVRGQNLSKLVNKKGPLTAARALNCIQQAARGLRYANKHGVIHRDIKPGNLMLSRDGLVKVLDMGLASIDKSLQLNPLPDENDPDASPDMNQSYLTEPGTILGTVTYMAPEQTLDASKADTRSDIYSLGCTLYYLLTGDPPYQGDTVIDVFLKHKDADVPSLHEKRPDIAPAVDPILQRMMAKDPQDRFQTMGEVMEAIEGCSIDMTDVQVASKNSPRKQTEQLPQIRTKPRQSSKNTSRRSKTKSSTSKQFPWWIAVPLGVMALVVIAVGADFLFSSNEEVPVSASTSDDDDVGQQNLADIQTTNSSVLGSGDESSAIEGESNAEQQVEPQEPLADLLATGDYEWRIIPDVFQNVNSTQPEYGADMTADGLTLVFSSHRSGGYGKSDLWISTRESTDVPFSTPVNLGSAINSPGYENNPTLTADGGVLFFRQEIYGDNGHQTIMQSVLIGDQEYSGPVESPIARHEWMPPSAFSKPNLNSDGLNLLLMSYAGAGDANLYLTTRRSLKESWPRPVVLQAQVRTKAQESSGTLSDDGRVVVVERNEIGQKHPDLFAHIRSDANAEWGPAIPLDSLNSEFGELIPQLLPDGRTLLFASDRLDSTGRMDLYLAELVKKETSSVAAVDAEESGE from the coding sequence ATGACGAAGAATCGCTCTGGTCTAGTCCATCAACTCTATCGAGATGCCTGTGAGCAGCCTTCGGGAACTCGGGGGCAATGGCTTGTCGAGAAGTGTGAAGGCGACTCCGGTCTGGTCCGTGAAGTTCAGTCGCTGATTGATCAGAACGGATCTTCCGTTGATTCTCCGATGGGGAACGTGGGAACCAGCCCAGCGACGACGATTATGTCGGCTTCGGAAGTGCACTCCGGCGTCGATGAGGAGCCATCGACCGCGGAAGACCGACAACATTTCCTCTCGAAGCTCTCGGAAGTCGGGATTCTCTCCGAAGACGAATTGCAGGAAATCAGTGCGCCTGATGCGGACGGCGATGCTCCGCTGGGGCCGCGCGAACTCGCTGCTCAACTTGTTTCCAATGGAAAGTTGACGAAGTATCAGGCGAACGCCCTTCTCAAGGGACAGCCAGAACTACTGATCGACAAGTACCTGATTATCGATCTACTCGATGTCGGCGGCATGGGGATGGTGTTCAAGGCCCTGCACCGACCTATGAATCGGATCGTGGCAGTGAAAATGATCTCGCCCAAACTTCTCTCATCTCCGGAGCAGGTGAAACGTTTTCAGCGAGAAGTGCAACTGGCTGCCACTCTCGAACACCCGAACATTGTCCGATCGTACGACGCTGACCAGTCGAATGGGGCGCACTTTCTGGTGATGGAATTTGTGCGCGGGCAAAACCTTTCGAAGTTAGTCAACAAAAAAGGACCACTGACAGCTGCGCGAGCGCTGAACTGTATCCAACAAGCTGCTCGCGGGCTGAGATACGCCAACAAGCATGGAGTGATACATCGAGACATCAAGCCAGGGAATCTGATGCTGTCTCGTGACGGGCTCGTGAAAGTGCTCGACATGGGATTGGCGAGTATCGACAAGTCGCTGCAACTGAATCCGCTGCCGGACGAGAATGATCCCGATGCTTCCCCCGATATGAATCAGTCGTACCTGACAGAACCGGGAACGATTCTGGGAACCGTCACTTACATGGCTCCTGAGCAGACTCTTGATGCTTCAAAGGCTGATACACGCTCGGACATTTACAGCCTCGGTTGCACGCTCTACTACCTGTTGACTGGGGATCCCCCCTATCAGGGTGACACCGTCATTGACGTTTTTCTCAAGCACAAAGATGCTGACGTTCCTTCGCTACACGAGAAGAGACCGGACATCGCCCCAGCTGTTGATCCCATCTTGCAGCGAATGATGGCCAAAGATCCACAGGATCGATTTCAAACGATGGGCGAGGTCATGGAGGCGATTGAAGGCTGCTCGATCGATATGACGGACGTTCAGGTTGCGAGCAAAAATTCTCCTCGCAAGCAAACCGAGCAATTGCCGCAAATTCGAACGAAGCCTCGTCAGAGCTCAAAAAACACCTCCAGGCGATCGAAAACTAAGTCTTCGACTTCAAAACAGTTTCCATGGTGGATTGCTGTGCCTCTCGGAGTGATGGCACTTGTCGTGATTGCTGTCGGGGCTGATTTTCTTTTCTCGTCGAACGAAGAAGTTCCTGTGTCAGCTTCAACGTCGGATGATGACGACGTTGGGCAGCAGAATCTGGCGGACATACAGACCACGAATAGCAGTGTTCTTGGGTCGGGCGACGAGAGTTCCGCGATCGAAGGAGAATCGAATGCGGAGCAACAGGTTGAACCGCAGGAACCACTCGCAGACTTACTGGCGACAGGAGATTATGAGTGGCGGATCATTCCTGACGTCTTTCAAAATGTGAATTCCACGCAGCCGGAATACGGTGCGGACATGACGGCCGACGGGCTCACGCTCGTTTTTTCCTCCCATCGATCAGGTGGGTACGGCAAGTCTGACCTCTGGATTTCGACCCGTGAATCGACCGATGTCCCGTTTTCGACTCCCGTCAACTTAGGAAGTGCTATCAATTCTCCCGGGTATGAAAACAATCCGACACTGACAGCTGATGGTGGAGTTCTATTTTTCCGGCAAGAGATTTATGGAGACAATGGACATCAGACAATCATGCAGTCTGTTTTGATCGGAGATCAAGAGTATTCTGGTCCTGTCGAATCTCCGATCGCTCGCCATGAATGGATGCCACCTTCAGCTTTCTCAAAACCAAACCTGAATTCTGATGGCCTGAACCTGCTTTTGATGAGTTATGCTGGGGCTGGTGATGCCAATCTGTATCTCACAACGAGAAGGTCCTTGAAGGAGAGTTGGCCGCGTCCAGTTGTCTTGCAGGCACAAGTCAGAACGAAGGCTCAGGAATCATCTGGAACACTCAGCGACGATGGTCGTGTCGTGGTCGTTGAACGAAATGAAATTGGACAAAAGCATCCCGACTTGTTCGCGCATATTCGGTCCGATGCAAACGCTGAATGGGGACCTGCGATTCCGCTTGATTCTTTGAATAGCGAATTTGGGGAACTGATTCCGCAGCTACTCCCGGATGGTCGAACGTTGTTGTTCGCATCTGACCGTCTGGACTCGACGGGCAGAATGGATTTGTACCTCGCTGAATTGGTTAAGAAAGAGACCTCTTCGGTGGCGGCGGTCGATGCTGAAGAGAGTGGCGAGTAA
- a CDS encoding peroxiredoxin family protein: MRLNSTCLALFGFVLTFGAVAQVSAVDVLPPPAVGDKASDFSLEAINGAGKVSLHETLEDGPVVLVMLRGYPGYQCPACSRQVGGLIKSAEEFSKEKATVVLVYPGPGENLKAKAQEFLTGTKLPENFVFLLDPDYKLTNAYNLRWDAERETAYPSTFVINKDGEITYVTISQTHGGRPQTETVVKAVQLLK; encoded by the coding sequence ATGCGATTGAATTCCACTTGTCTTGCGTTGTTCGGTTTCGTTCTCACCTTCGGTGCTGTTGCCCAGGTCTCAGCTGTGGATGTATTGCCACCGCCAGCTGTTGGTGACAAAGCTTCCGATTTTTCACTGGAAGCGATCAATGGAGCGGGAAAAGTTTCGCTTCACGAAACTCTGGAAGACGGTCCAGTCGTGCTGGTGATGCTTCGCGGTTACCCCGGATATCAGTGTCCAGCTTGCAGCCGTCAGGTTGGTGGTCTCATCAAGAGTGCTGAAGAGTTTTCCAAAGAGAAGGCGACAGTCGTGCTCGTCTATCCCGGTCCAGGCGAGAACCTCAAAGCCAAGGCCCAGGAGTTTCTCACAGGAACGAAACTCCCAGAGAACTTCGTCTTCCTGCTTGATCCCGATTACAAGCTGACTAATGCCTACAACCTTCGCTGGGATGCTGAGCGAGAGACGGCTTACCCGTCGACGTTTGTGATCAATAAGGATGGCGAGATCACATACGTCACCATCAGCCAGACTCACGGCGGACGACCTCAGACCGAGACCGTCGTCAAAGCTGTTCAATTGCTGAAGTAG
- a CDS encoding nucleotidyl transferase AbiEii/AbiGii toxin family protein has protein sequence MSRPPARNLAASVRQKLLNLSRERRENFNQILTRYALERFLYRMSQSEHRDLFVLKGAMLFQIWTADVHRPTRDLDLLGAGTPDPEHFREIFSTICSVDVSNDGMVYLPESVIADQIKEDADYQGIRVRLTSQLVTARIPIQIDIGFGDAITPEPISVTYPTILDLEPPQLMAYPRETVIAEKLHALVVLGIANSRMKDFYDLWTLANQDAFIGLQLSDAIRATFVRRKTALPSETPFALTDEFAADPQKSTQWTAFHRKSRLSIGEATFSEVLAQLRSFLIPPLEALQREIPFEMKWPPRGPWTTSKN, from the coding sequence GTGAGCCGACCCCCTGCCCGAAACCTGGCCGCCTCCGTCCGACAGAAGTTGTTGAACCTCTCTCGCGAGCGGCGGGAAAACTTCAATCAGATTCTCACCCGATACGCGCTCGAACGATTTCTGTATCGGATGTCTCAGTCGGAGCATCGCGATCTCTTCGTCCTCAAAGGAGCCATGCTGTTTCAAATTTGGACGGCCGATGTTCATCGCCCTACCCGTGATCTTGACCTTCTGGGAGCGGGGACACCTGATCCTGAACACTTTCGAGAAATCTTCTCGACGATTTGCAGTGTGGACGTTTCGAATGATGGGATGGTCTACCTGCCTGAAAGTGTCATCGCCGACCAAATCAAGGAAGATGCTGACTACCAGGGAATCCGGGTCAGGCTGACTTCTCAACTTGTCACAGCGAGGATTCCGATTCAAATCGACATCGGCTTTGGTGATGCGATTACTCCGGAACCGATTTCGGTCACTTATCCGACAATCCTCGATCTCGAACCGCCGCAACTGATGGCTTATCCGAGAGAAACTGTGATTGCTGAGAAGTTGCATGCTCTCGTCGTGCTGGGAATTGCGAACAGTCGCATGAAAGACTTTTACGATCTCTGGACGCTCGCGAATCAAGATGCGTTCATTGGGCTGCAACTCAGCGATGCGATTCGAGCGACTTTCGTCAGACGGAAAACAGCACTTCCCAGCGAGACTCCATTCGCATTGACGGATGAGTTTGCTGCCGATCCCCAGAAGTCGACGCAGTGGACAGCTTTCCATCGAAAGAGCCGCCTAAGCATCGGCGAAGCGACCTTTTCAGAAGTTCTCGCACAGTTGCGTTCGTTTCTGATTCCGCCTCTCGAAGCCCTTCAACGAGAAATTCCTTTCGAAATGAAGTGGCCTCCACGTGGGCCTTGGACGACTTCGAAAAACTAA
- the recO gene encoding DNA repair protein RecO → MSTEKSEAIVIRQADFSESSRVVTLFTREFGKISCLAKGAKRLRNAFEGSLDLLSECRIVFIRKQTGGLDLLTEAQLVQRFQPASKSLLHLYGGYYIAELLNSLTEEHDPHTELYTSAAHALESLSSPQSPVTAIFRFELTILYEIGQLPDFRTCTICHSTISLDDQSRFWVSESGLICSRCGHSDYQQSAIESGTIAVILKLIESDIAKLDRLVISDRQSKEIRRILNAIIASILGRRPKTAALLKF, encoded by the coding sequence ATGTCCACCGAGAAATCTGAAGCAATTGTCATTCGCCAGGCTGATTTCAGCGAATCGAGCCGCGTCGTGACGCTATTCACTCGGGAATTCGGAAAAATCTCGTGTCTTGCGAAGGGAGCCAAACGGCTTCGAAATGCTTTCGAAGGGTCTCTCGATCTCCTCTCTGAGTGTCGAATCGTCTTCATTCGCAAGCAGACAGGCGGCCTCGATCTTCTGACCGAAGCTCAGCTCGTTCAACGCTTTCAGCCTGCTTCCAAGAGCCTGCTGCATCTCTATGGCGGATATTATATTGCCGAACTGTTGAACTCGCTGACAGAAGAGCACGACCCGCACACTGAACTCTACACATCCGCTGCACACGCACTGGAATCCCTAAGCTCTCCACAATCGCCTGTCACCGCAATCTTTCGATTTGAATTGACGATCCTTTATGAAATCGGCCAGCTGCCGGACTTTCGAACCTGCACGATTTGCCATTCGACGATTTCTTTGGACGATCAAAGCAGATTTTGGGTCTCAGAGTCCGGATTGATCTGTTCACGATGTGGCCATTCCGATTATCAACAGAGCGCGATCGAATCTGGCACGATTGCCGTGATCCTCAAACTGATCGAAAGCGACATTGCCAAATTGGATCGTCTGGTCATTTCAGACCGACAGAGCAAAGAAATTCGACGAATCCTGAATGCGATCATTGCCTCAATTCTCGGGCGACGCCCGAAAACAGCGGCACTGCTCAAGTTCTAA
- a CDS encoding NF038120 family PEP-CTERM protein, protein MFKGILSSVGMIVILTQSANAGMELIDFESQSIAWTTGFTDNGFNFTSTSPAGLFGAATASPQFMSPIGPDNGSSRYLLSHNAGTVISMTQANGNPFSLLSFLGGEAHLGVTSNWASDIEVTGFLAGGGTVVQSFALDGIHDGAGGQPDFQLFNLSGSFANLTEVQFGGLGGNAQLFYSIDNISVGTTAAVPEPSSMALLGIGSIGLFLRRRRKTN, encoded by the coding sequence ATGTTCAAAGGAATTCTTAGTTCAGTCGGAATGATCGTCATTCTGACGCAGTCAGCGAATGCGGGGATGGAATTAATTGACTTTGAAAGTCAGTCAATTGCATGGACCACAGGCTTCACAGACAACGGGTTCAATTTCACATCTACAAGTCCAGCCGGGCTTTTCGGTGCTGCGACAGCATCGCCCCAGTTTATGAGTCCAATCGGACCTGACAATGGAAGCAGCCGTTACCTGTTGAGTCACAATGCCGGTACTGTGATTTCGATGACTCAGGCGAATGGCAATCCATTTTCCCTGCTGAGCTTTCTCGGTGGAGAAGCACACTTGGGCGTCACGTCGAACTGGGCTTCCGATATCGAAGTGACAGGTTTTCTGGCCGGAGGCGGAACGGTCGTTCAATCCTTTGCTCTCGACGGAATTCATGACGGTGCCGGCGGGCAACCTGATTTTCAACTCTTCAATCTCTCCGGAAGTTTCGCAAATCTCACTGAAGTTCAATTCGGAGGACTCGGTGGAAATGCTCAGCTGTTCTACTCGATCGACAATATCAGCGTTGGCACCACAGCTGCCGTGCCTGAACCATCATCGATGGCCCTGCTGGGAATTGGATCGATTGGTTTGTTCCTTCGACGTCGACGAAAAACAAACTAA
- a CDS encoding GlsB/YeaQ/YmgE family stress response membrane protein, with amino-acid sequence MNFVYFLLIGIVAGWAAGQIMKGGGFGLIGDLVVGVLGAVVGGFIFDMLEISPDGLIGSLVTALVGAVVLIAIVRAIKKA; translated from the coding sequence ATGAACTTTGTCTACTTTCTGTTGATCGGAATTGTGGCTGGCTGGGCAGCGGGTCAGATTATGAAAGGTGGAGGCTTCGGTCTGATCGGCGATCTTGTCGTGGGTGTTCTGGGGGCAGTTGTCGGCGGTTTCATTTTCGACATGCTTGAGATTAGCCCTGACGGTCTGATTGGAAGCCTAGTCACTGCGCTTGTCGGCGCGGTCGTCTTAATTGCAATTGTTCGAGCGATCAAAAAAGCGTGA
- a CDS encoding LptE family protein has translation MNYDPKHSRRLFLASLMTTVTGSIAGCGYVVGSPYGPEVRTVHVPTFKNETFRRGFELQLTEAIHKEIELHTPYQLVAGPGADTRLSGRIISIDKRSANQNKYDEPRELELAMGIEVSWVDLRTGRVIAQRRTRLGPQATHALSLASFAPETGQSLANATQDAVDQLATEIVTLMEAPW, from the coding sequence TTGAATTACGACCCCAAACATTCCCGCAGATTGTTTCTCGCCAGCCTGATGACGACAGTCACCGGGTCAATTGCGGGCTGCGGGTATGTGGTCGGCAGTCCGTACGGGCCAGAGGTTCGAACGGTCCATGTCCCGACCTTCAAGAACGAAACTTTTCGTCGCGGCTTCGAACTTCAGCTGACCGAAGCGATTCATAAAGAGATCGAGCTGCACACGCCGTATCAACTCGTCGCTGGCCCAGGAGCAGACACTCGACTGTCCGGCCGGATCATCAGCATCGATAAGCGTTCTGCGAACCAGAACAAATATGATGAACCACGAGAACTCGAACTGGCGATGGGAATTGAAGTTTCCTGGGTCGATCTGAGAACCGGACGAGTCATCGCACAGCGACGAACCCGCCTCGGGCCTCAAGCCACGCATGCGTTGTCATTGGCGAGTTTCGCACCCGAAACCGGACAGTCCCTCGCCAATGCAACTCAAGATGCGGTCGATCAACTGGCCACGGAAATCGTGACGCTCATGGAAGCTCCCTGGTAG
- a CDS encoding SRPBCC family protein: MLIRKPVEDVFEAISNPEITTRFWFSRSSGKLAPEKKVRWDWEMFGVGDTLTVKEYEENSRLLIEWESDPTIVEWRFEPRDDASTLVTISNWGFTGTCEEVLPQAVDSKGGYTMVLAGMKAWLEFGIELNLVRDQFPDGCSA; encoded by the coding sequence ATGCTGATTCGAAAACCAGTGGAAGATGTTTTCGAGGCGATCAGTAATCCGGAAATCACGACCAGATTCTGGTTTTCGCGGAGTAGCGGCAAGCTCGCGCCCGAAAAGAAGGTCCGCTGGGATTGGGAGATGTTTGGGGTCGGGGACACTCTGACCGTGAAAGAGTACGAAGAGAATTCTCGCTTACTGATCGAGTGGGAATCAGATCCGACGATTGTTGAATGGCGATTCGAACCGCGCGATGATGCAAGCACACTGGTGACAATTTCGAACTGGGGATTCACCGGAACGTGTGAGGAGGTTCTTCCGCAGGCTGTTGATTCGAAAGGCGGATACACAATGGTTCTGGCTGGGATGAAAGCCTGGCTGGAGTTTGGGATCGAACTCAATCTCGTTCGAGATCAGTTTCCCGATGGCTGTTCTGCCTGA
- a CDS encoding type IV toxin-antitoxin system AbiEi family antitoxin domain-containing protein, producing the protein MNKRQQILEMLRQSGVLRPRDVEEAGISASYLNRMYAEGLIDRPSRGLYCLLDSEPGEHRSLAEAAKLIPQGVICLLSALHFHELTTEFPFEVWIALDNHARQPTIDSPPIRVARFSGQALTFGVEDHQIDGVSVHIYTPAKTVADCFKFRNKIGLDVAIEALRDCIREKRATRDEIWKAAQVCRMTNVMRPYMESLS; encoded by the coding sequence GTGAACAAACGTCAACAAATTCTGGAAATGCTCCGGCAATCGGGAGTCCTTCGGCCGCGCGACGTCGAGGAGGCAGGCATCTCTGCTTCCTACTTGAATCGCATGTACGCCGAAGGTCTGATCGATCGCCCCAGTCGCGGCTTGTATTGTTTGCTCGATTCAGAACCGGGTGAACATCGTTCTCTGGCAGAGGCTGCGAAGCTGATTCCTCAGGGAGTGATCTGTCTCTTGAGTGCCCTGCACTTTCATGAACTGACGACCGAATTTCCATTCGAAGTCTGGATCGCGCTCGACAATCACGCACGGCAACCGACTATTGACTCCCCGCCAATTCGAGTGGCGAGATTCTCAGGTCAGGCACTCACGTTTGGTGTCGAGGACCATCAAATCGATGGAGTGTCCGTCCACATCTACACTCCTGCGAAAACTGTGGCCGACTGCTTCAAGTTTCGCAACAAGATTGGGTTGGACGTTGCCATCGAAGCCCTGCGCGATTGCATTCGAGAGAAACGGGCGACACGCGACGAAATCTGGAAAGCTGCGCAGGTTTGCCGAATGACGAATGTCATGCGGCCATACATGGAAAGCCTGTCGTGA
- a CDS encoding PIN domain-containing protein — MSEEQIEANSKNALHYVLIDFENTQPNCLDVLKKGNFRVIVFVGATQKKISIEFVQSMQEFGDAAQYITISGAGANALDFHIAFYVGELASQYPKAHFHIISRDTGFDPLVTHLKGRKLRVARRRELSEIPELRLSVGLTHGEKIDAIIKNLTRRKQSRPRRVRTLANTINSLFAENLSGPQLADLIAELRKRKLIKEVDGKISYNL, encoded by the coding sequence TTGTCTGAAGAGCAGATCGAAGCGAATTCAAAGAATGCGCTTCACTACGTGTTGATTGATTTCGAGAACACGCAGCCAAATTGTTTGGATGTTCTAAAAAAGGGCAACTTCCGAGTCATCGTCTTTGTCGGGGCGACGCAGAAGAAGATCTCGATCGAGTTTGTGCAGTCGATGCAGGAGTTCGGCGATGCTGCCCAGTACATCACGATCTCAGGAGCAGGCGCAAATGCTCTCGACTTTCATATTGCTTTTTATGTCGGGGAATTAGCGAGTCAGTATCCGAAGGCGCATTTTCACATCATTTCCCGCGACACGGGGTTCGACCCTTTGGTCACTCATCTGAAGGGTAGAAAGCTGCGAGTTGCGCGGCGGCGGGAACTTTCCGAGATTCCTGAGTTGCGACTTTCTGTCGGTCTGACGCACGGTGAAAAGATCGACGCGATCATTAAAAATCTGACTCGTCGTAAGCAAAGTCGGCCGCGGAGAGTGAGGACGCTTGCGAATACGATTAACTCGCTGTTCGCAGAAAATCTTTCGGGACCGCAACTTGCAGACTTGATTGCCGAACTGCGAAAACGAAAGCTCATCAAAGAGGTTGACGGAAAGATCTCATACAATCTTTAG
- a CDS encoding MerC domain-containing protein codes for MTRSLSNLTGLILSVACVIHCMLVPVFISSLSTWGLDWLASLYFHQVLAIVGVAIGIWTLVPGWRLHQRHSVLMWAALGLLVMNYSAFAGGDCCAAEAKTSGQETVSACQDSCCHTPVEVSLKDQSALGSFSTAFSWLWQHPTAFGAACLAWAHCLNGGCTRKCCQREQKGNAPQEECLEV; via the coding sequence ATGACACGCTCACTTTCAAACTTAACCGGTCTGATTCTATCAGTGGCGTGCGTCATTCACTGCATGCTGGTTCCGGTTTTTATCTCCAGTTTATCGACTTGGGGGCTGGATTGGCTTGCGAGTCTCTATTTTCACCAGGTTCTGGCGATTGTTGGGGTTGCGATTGGAATCTGGACACTTGTTCCGGGATGGCGATTGCATCAGCGACATTCAGTTCTGATGTGGGCAGCTTTGGGATTGCTGGTGATGAACTATTCCGCCTTCGCGGGTGGAGACTGCTGTGCTGCGGAGGCAAAGACTTCCGGTCAAGAAACCGTGAGTGCGTGTCAGGATTCGTGCTGTCATACCCCGGTCGAAGTCAGCCTCAAGGATCAGTCAGCGCTGGGATCTTTCTCGACGGCGTTCAGCTGGCTGTGGCAACATCCGACAGCTTTCGGGGCCGCCTGCCTCGCTTGGGCGCATTGCCTGAACGGTGGATGTACACGCAAATGCTGTCAGCGTGAACAAAAGGGCAACGCCCCGCAGGAAGAATGCCTCGAAGTCTGA
- a CDS encoding tetratricopeptide repeat protein has protein sequence MKYVNLLNSRTVRASVAASLFAGTLAACGCAGPSLFSRQVSADEPGPSIDNVMGPTERGLRQVAFERGEKVRGGSDKDLELARGKYDRAKQLFDNKDYAGAERAFKSIVDERRKSYETFQSRFESFWGLGKDSLAYDQFGDPVEEDALFMLAESQFARQRFTKAQDSYDDLLNRYPSTRHMDRVTRQMFRMARYWLNFPTDTDKTTSSEIKLASADVRTPGDVAVSSGEPGKEGSIFPNLTDKTRPVYDADGRGLQALRSIWLHDATGPLADDALMLSANHNLRIRNHIEAKRLYTLLREQYPDSPHLKDAYLLGAHVTMAAYEGPEYDGEALHEARDLKQSLLQLYPELSSEERQRLESEINQMHTAEIERIWEQVRFYQVKGTTPSVALYCNVLINRYPNSEYAERAREVLRNIESSNSGSNFWPWSGGSTPTQTAETPARSNPTDPRTSTRPQPVESAPVESNPEPEKRSLFNFLRKADEAPQLQSPPQSPTTGSATL, from the coding sequence ATGAAATACGTGAACCTACTCAATTCGAGAACCGTCCGAGCCTCCGTGGCAGCGTCCCTGTTTGCAGGCACGCTGGCAGCCTGCGGGTGCGCCGGTCCGTCCCTGTTTTCGCGACAAGTCTCCGCCGACGAGCCGGGACCGTCGATCGATAACGTGATGGGACCGACGGAACGAGGACTGCGGCAAGTCGCCTTCGAGCGTGGCGAGAAAGTTCGAGGTGGCTCCGATAAGGATCTCGAATTGGCACGCGGGAAGTACGACCGAGCCAAGCAGCTCTTCGACAATAAAGATTATGCAGGTGCCGAACGCGCGTTCAAATCGATCGTCGACGAGCGTCGCAAGTCTTACGAAACATTCCAGAGTCGCTTCGAAAGTTTCTGGGGCTTGGGTAAAGACTCGCTGGCCTACGATCAGTTCGGCGATCCTGTCGAAGAAGATGCACTCTTCATGCTGGCAGAATCACAGTTCGCCCGCCAACGCTTTACGAAGGCGCAGGATTCTTACGACGACCTCCTGAACCGGTATCCATCCACACGGCACATGGACCGCGTCACTCGGCAAATGTTCCGAATGGCTCGCTACTGGCTCAACTTCCCGACTGACACCGACAAGACGACCTCATCCGAAATTAAACTGGCTTCCGCGGATGTTCGCACCCCCGGAGACGTGGCTGTCAGCTCAGGTGAACCCGGCAAAGAAGGGTCCATCTTTCCAAACCTGACAGACAAAACCCGCCCGGTTTACGATGCGGATGGGCGAGGACTTCAGGCTTTGCGGTCGATCTGGCTGCACGATGCGACCGGACCGCTCGCCGACGATGCCCTGATGTTGTCAGCGAATCACAACCTGCGGATTCGAAATCACATCGAAGCCAAACGGCTCTACACACTTCTGCGTGAACAGTATCCGGACAGCCCACACCTCAAGGATGCTTATCTGCTGGGAGCCCACGTGACGATGGCTGCCTACGAAGGCCCTGAATACGACGGAGAAGCTCTCCACGAAGCACGCGATCTGAAACAGTCGCTCCTGCAACTCTATCCAGAGCTTTCCTCGGAAGAGCGTCAACGGCTCGAATCCGAAATCAATCAGATGCACACAGCTGAGATTGAGCGCATCTGGGAGCAAGTCCGTTTCTATCAAGTTAAAGGAACGACGCCTTCAGTCGCGCTCTATTGCAACGTGCTGATCAATCGTTACCCGAACTCGGAGTATGCGGAACGAGCCCGCGAAGTTCTCCGAAACATCGAGTCTTCGAACAGCGGCAGCAACTTCTGGCCATGGTCAGGTGGATCAACTCCAACCCAGACCGCAGAAACGCCAGCCCGCTCGAACCCGACCGATCCGCGAACATCAACGAGACCGCAACCGGTTGAGTCTGCTCCTGTCGAAAGCAATCCAGAGCCAGAGAAGAGAAGCTTGTTCAACTTCCTTCGCAAGGCGGACGAAGCTCCTCAACTCCAATCTCCACCACAAAGTCCGACGACAGGTTCGGCCACACTCTAA